The following is a genomic window from Candidatus Eisenbacteria bacterium.
CGGTCGAGGATCTTTCCCGGAATCGACAGCGACTCGTACACGAAATCGATCGACGTCATCTGATCGGCCGGGAACCATCGAAGGTGATAGTGAAAGACGAGCAGAAGCATGAGCGCGAACCAGAAGCTCGGCATCGAGTAGAAGAAGAACGTGAGCACGGTGGCCGCGTGGTCGGCGAGCGAGTACTGCTTCACCGCGGAGAGGACGCCGACGAACACGCCGAGCGCGAAGAGGATCGCCATCGACGCGAGCGAAAGGACGAGCGTGTTCGGGAGGGCGTCTCCGATCACCTCGGCGACTGGGCGTTTGTGGCCGAAGGAATAGCCGAAATCGCCGCGGAGGGTCCTGGAGAGCCATCGCGCGTACTGCACCGGAAGCGGGTCGTCGAGGCCGAGGTTCGCCCGCATCATCCGGAGGACCTCGGGGTCCGCGTCCGCGTTCCAGTAGATCGCCGTCGGGTCGCCGGGCGCGAGATGAAGGACGAAGAAGACGAGCGTCGAGATCCCGAGAACGATCGGCACAGCGGCGAGGAGCCGCCGGAGGAGATATCCGCTCATCGAGGGAGAGGAGCCGGCTTCGGGCAGGCGCTCGGCCGATCGTTGGGTCGCATCAATGCGAGCCTTCCTCTTCGGAGGCGCGTCCGGCGATCGGCGCGCGTTCTTCCGCCGGCGCCTCCTCCCCTTCCGCGCCAACCGGAAGGCCTTCCGTCTCGGGATTCTCCACCCACCACTCGTCCAGGTTGTAGGTCCAGGAGTACGTTTCCAGGCGGACGTTCTTGAAACGTCGATCGATCGCGTAGAGATCGTCAATA
Proteins encoded in this region:
- a CDS encoding ABC transporter permease — protein: MSGYLLRRLLAAVPIVLGISTLVFFVLHLAPGDPTAIYWNADADPEVLRMMRANLGLDDPLPVQYARWLSRTLRGDFGYSFGHKRPVAEVIGDALPNTLVLSLASMAILFALGVFVGVLSAVKQYSLADHAATVLTFFFYSMPSFWFALMLLLVFHYHLRWFPADQMTSIDFVYESLSIPGKILDR